Part of the Streptococcaceae bacterium ESL0687 genome is shown below.
AACAAAACCTGATTTTATTTTTTCAAAGGGTGGCTTTGTTTCAGTTCCGGTTGTAATTGGAGCTAAGATGAACGGGGTTCCTGTTATTATCCACGAATCAGATAAGACCATGGGGCTTGCCAACAAGATCTCTTCTAAATTTGCCAAGGAAGTTTTGACAACCTTTAAAATTCCAGGTCACAGGCAGGTGGGGGCAGTTATTGATGATCAAGCTACTTCTAATTTTGAGCTACCTGCTTCCTTTGATAAGAATAAGAAAACTATTCTTTTCTGGGGTGGAAGTCTTGGGGCCAAGAATATTAATGATCTTGTTAGGGAAAATTTGGATGACCTTTTGCAAAAATATAATGTCATCCATCAAACGGGAAGTGGTAATACCTATGAGGAAGTTCCAGGTTACTATCCCTTTGAATTTATCAATGGGGGCATGCTTGGGGTAATTAAGAGTTCTGATTTTGTCGTAGCCCGTGCAGGTTCAAATTCAATTTTTGAAATTCTTTACTGTAAAAAACCAAATATTCTAGTTCCTTTATCAGCAGCTGGAAGTAGGGGAGACCAGATTCAAAATGCCCGCTACTTTGAAGATAAGGGCTATTCTCAGGTAATTCAAGATGAGGATTTGACTTATGATAAACTAAAAGAAAAGCTCAGTGACCTTGAAAGTAACAAGGATAGTTATATTGATAAGATGGCAGAGTCTAATGAAATCATTTCAACTACTGATTTTTATCAACTTTTAAATACCCTTTATTAAAAAGAAAAAAACCTGTAAACCAGGTTTTTTTAAATTGCTACAATTTTTGTCCCGTGAACATAGTTGACACCAGTAAGCTCAGCTAGGTCCTGGGCATTTTCATAGGTCACCCCGCCCCCAATCATAATATCAATTCGGCCAGCAGCATAAGCGACCATTTCTTTGATTTTATCGATATTTAGAACTTGATCGAGGCTGTTTCCGTGGGTTAGAATCTTTTCA
Proteins encoded:
- a CDS encoding undecaprenyldiphospho-muramoylpentapeptide beta-N-acetylglucosaminyltransferase, which produces MKVLYTGGGSAGHVSLNLQLIELYGKDGWEQVYIGSKKGIEREMLENYPQVDYHAISTGKLRRYFSWENFTDIFKITLGVFQARKIIKKTKPDFIFSKGGFVSVPVVIGAKMNGVPVIIHESDKTMGLANKISSKFAKEVLTTFKIPGHRQVGAVIDDQATSNFELPASFDKNKKTILFWGGSLGAKNINDLVRENLDDLLQKYNVIHQTGSGNTYEEVPGYYPFEFINGGMLGVIKSSDFVVARAGSNSIFEILYCKKPNILVPLSAAGSRGDQIQNARYFEDKGYSQVIQDEDLTYDKLKEKLSDLESNKDSYIDKMAESNEIISTTDFYQLLNTLY